In the Elizabethkingia bruuniana genome, CCTAAGAAAGTATTTGCCGGAAGAATGCATACTGGGACCTGAAAAATCACAGATTTTCAGGATTAATAATTTATACCAGTATCAGATTTTACTAAAACTTCCTAAAGGAAAAAAATACAATCTGTTCAAACAATTTGTCTCTACTTCAATAGATGAATTCAATGAAATTTCGGGTTACAAAAGTGTAAAATTGAATCTCTATGTCGATTTTTAACTTTTTTTAACAAAAGTTATGAAGCTTTAGTACAGCTCACTCATTGATTAGGCATAATAATTAGTATTTTTATTTCGTTATAAGATGTGGAATATTTATATTTTTTAAATATTCAGCATTTTACATGTTTTTATAAATATTTAATAAATGAATCTAGAGAAACTTATCTCGGGGAACCTAATCCTCTTCACTTCATTTCTTTTAGCACAAACCTCTGCTCAACCATCTGTACAAACATATTATCCGCAGGTATATGCGGAGCAGCAGCTTGTGGGAAAAGAAATGACGGCTGAGAAATCCCTGTTGAGCCCTAAAATTCAGTTAGACACTGAATTGAACAGAGTTCAGAGTGATCCCGTTCTGCGTTATGCAACATGGGGCTTCGCGGTTTATGATCCGCAAACGAATAAAATGATTACCTGCTACAACGAGAATGTACCATTGGTGCCAGCTTCCACAACGAAACTGTTGACAACCGATACAGCATATTCTCTTTTTGGAAAAAAATTCCAGTGGGTAACTCAGTTGGAATATTCCGGAGAAATAACCCCGGAAGGAGCTTTGAATGGAAACCTGTATATTATTGGTAGTGGAGACCCCAGCCTTGGAACCAATCAGGCTGGAGCAGACTCTTACTGGACAATTATTGCTAATTTTAAAGATGCTTTAAACAGGGCAGGAATCAAAAGAATTAATGGTGGAATTGTAATAGAATCTGGGATTTTTAAAACATCCGAAACAATTCTTCCTCCTAATATCGTATGGTTAGAACACAATAACTATTATTTGCCTGTAGGGAATACCCAGAACATAAATCCTCAGAACGAAAAAATGGTGGTTAAAGCCAAAAGACCATCATCCGGAGAGAAAAGCTACTTCTATATTTCACCATATAGTAAGCAGCTGGTTTATGCAGATAAGTTTGAAGGAAATACATATTTACAAGGGAAATTACCGGATGCTCCGGCTTATCTGGCTAATAATCTGAAATCTTCTTTAATAAAAAGCGGAACGCCTGTAACGGGTGCAGTAACTACACGTACTGTAGATACTAACCCTGAAGAAAGAGTTTTTTTGGCAGAACAAAAATCTCCAACACTGGAAGATATAATATACTTTACCAACCAGAACAGTAATAACAGATATGCAGAAGCATTGATGCGTATTTCCGGATTTTATACCAATGGAGATCTTTCGCTGGAGTCTGGCAAAAGCGCTGTTGTAAGTCATTTGGGAGCTGTAGGTTTTGACTTTGCAGGACTGAATTATGCAGATGGAAGTGGCCTTTCTAAAAGTAATACTGTAACCCCTTTGGCACATGTGAAATTCCTGGCACAGCTAATGAAACAACCATATTTCAAAACTTATTTTGATTCATTGCCAATTGCCGGAAATTCAGGAACACTGAAAAAAATGTTCTTGTATAATGAAGCGAATGGACAAATTTTCGCCAAAACGGGAACGCTGAACAGAGTGAAAACACTTGCAGGCTATATTAAAACGAGAACAGGGAAGACACTTACATTCTCATTACTCATTAATAATTATAGTGGTTCAGTCGATCAGGTAAAACGAAAAATGGAACAATTGCTGGAACCGACATTACAATTATAAAATTTTCTTAAATACATACGAAAGCCTTCTTTACTGGAGGCTTTTTTTATAAATTAGCGTCTCAAATTTAATAATATGATTAGCCCAAAATTTTTAGAGAATCTTCAAAACGAATTGGCACAGATTGATGCTGACGGACTATACAAAAGAGAAAGAATTATTACCTCTTCGCAGGATGCGGAAATAGTAGTAAATAATAAGACCTTATTAAATTTCTGCGCAAACAACTATTTAGGATTAGCGAATAATCCGGAAGTTGTAAAGGCTTCTCAGGCTGCAATGGATACTCATGGATACGGAATGGCTTCAGTAAGATTTATTTGCGGTACACAGGATATTCATAAGAATCTGGAAAAGAAGATTTCTGAATTTTTAGGAACAGAAGATACAATACTTTATGCAGCATGTTTTGATGCTAACGGAGGGGTTTTCGAACCTTTGTTTACGGAACAGGATGCGATTATTTCGGATGAATTAAACCATGCTTCAATTATTGACGGGGTTAGATTATGTAAAGCTGCCCGTTACAGATATAAAAACAATAACATGGAAGATCTGGAAGCACAATTAATAGCTGCTTCTGAAAAAAATCACAGATTCAAAATTATTGTAACTGACGGTGTTTTCTCTATGGATGGTATTGTTGCTGACCTGAAAGGGGTTTGTGATCTTGCTGACAAGTATGATGCATTGGTAATGGTGGATGATTCTCACGCAACAGGTTTCATTGGCAAAACAGGCCGTGGAACTCATGAAGCTAATGATGTAATCGGAAGAGTAGACATTATTACATCTACATTAGGTAAAGCTTTAGGTGGTGCTCTTGGAGGTTTCACATCCGGTAAAAAAGAAGTTATCGATATGCTGCGTCAGCGTTCAAGACCATATTTATTCTCTAACTCATTAGCGCCTGGTATCGTAGGAGCTGCAACTAAGGTATTGGAATTAATTTCTGATGATACTTCCAGAAGAGACAGAGTAATGGAAAATGCACAGTATTTCCGTACTAAAATGCAGGAAGCTGGTTTCGATATTCCTGAAGGAGATGCTGCTATTGTTCCGGTTATGTTGTACGATGCTAAGCTTTCTCAGCAAATGGCTGATAAATTATTGGATGAAGGTATTTATGTAATTGGTTTCTTCTATCCGGTAGTACCAAAAGGCAAAGCTAGAATCAGAGTACAATTATCTGCTGCACATACACCAGAACATTTGGATAAAGCAATTGCTGCATTCACTAAAATTGGTAAAGAATTAAGAGTTATTTAATCTCCCTTAGTTTTTAAATATATTAATCTCCGCAGAAATGTTGGGGATTTTTTTTATTCTATTGTTGTAGAATAAAATTATTTTACTATTTTTATTCTATTCAAGTAGAATATGAATAAGCTTTTTTCTTCATTGATTGTGTTAACTTTATTGTTCTCCTGTGGGATCAACAAAAGAGATCGTGCAAAGCAAAGGCATGGGTATTGGAATGAAACAAAACCTGTGGCCGGCGGAATGTTAACGAGTAAAGGACGATACCGGCATGGTGAACAAAAAGGGAAGTGGCTTTATTCCTTTGGAGATACTTTATATCAAAAGGACAAGATCAGGAAGAATATTATTACCACAACTTATTACTATCCGGATAAATTACTGATGGCTAAAGGGCAGTCCAGACTGGATATAACAAAAGATGGGAAAAGGCATTGGTATAAATTTGGACCATGGCATGAATATGATTCAAAAGGCAATCTACTTTGGATTAAATATTACAAAGAAGGCCATTTATACCAGTACCAGGAAGGAGGTATAATGAAATACGATGTGAAGAAATTTTACGGACACTAAATTTATTAATATGAATATTAAAGCTCTACTATTATTGACTGTTTTAACTGTGGTAAGTTGTTCTACCAAATACAATCAATATGATGCCAGACACCAACGACATGGAAAGTGGAAAGAAACATTGCATACAGGTGATGGAGATATGCTGGCGACAGGTAAATATAGAAACGGAGAAAAAATTGGAAAATGGACTTATAAATATGGTGATAGATTATATGAAACGGAGAAATTTAAAAAAGAAACATCAGTAACCAAATCCTATCATTCAAATGGTAGATTATCTGCTATAGGAATGTCCAGGACTAATATTACTGATCAATACCGGAATTGGTATAAATATGGGGTATGGAAATATTATGATGAAAATGGTAAATTAGCTAAAGAAATTGACTTTAGTCAGGCTGCCAAAGAAACAACGAAGGAAGTTGATCAGGCAGGGAACAAAGAACTGCAGGACAACATGAAAAAGATAAATAAAGCATTGAATGGAGGATCGAATTAATTCATTTCCACCTTTTATAGATAAAGACTCAAAAATTCTGATCTTGGGATCCGTACCCGGAGTAAAATCTCTGGAGATGCAGCAATATTATGCACATCCGCAAAATCATTTCTGGAAGATTATGTTTCATCTGCTGGCTGAACCCGTAACTTCGGATTATGAAGAAAAGGTAGTGATGCTTCAGCGAAATGGAATTGCAGTATGGGATACGATAGAAAGCTGTGAACGAAAAGGAAGTAAAGATACCGATATAAAAAATGAAGAAGCAAATGACATTGCAAAACTTTTAAAAGAGTTTCCAAATATAAAGGTTGTTTTCTGCAACGGACAGAAAGCATTCAAAAATCTTAGTAAACAGCTAAAAAATAAAGAAGTGGGGATTAATTTTTATGGATTACCCAGCACAAGTCCGCTTCATACTGTCGGATTCGAAAAGAAACTTCCGGAATGGGAACAGATTCTTCATTATCTGTAAATTTTGGTGTTTTAGAATATATAAAGCTAACCACCAACCTTATAGATCTCAAAAGTCTGTAAGGTTTTTTACTTTATATGTGTTATTAGAGGCCAACCAGAGGCGTTATAAAATCTTTAATTCTCAAAGACTTGACAAAGGGGTATTCGATGTCGTATATTTGCAGTCTGAAATTTTTTAACTGTAACATACGATTTTATATAAATGAAAACTTCTGATTTTAATTTTAACCTACCTGATCATCTTTTAGCTGAACACCCATCCGAAAACCGTGATGAAGCAAAATTGATGGTTTTAGACCGTAAAACTCAAACAATCGAGCACAAGCTTTTTAAAGATGTAATCGATTATTTTAACGAGGATGATTTATTTATCTTCAACAATACTAAAGTATTCCCGGCTCGTCTTTATGGAAATAAAGAAAAGACAGGTGCTAAAATTGAAGTATTCTTACTTCGTGAATTAGATCGTGAAGCTCGTGTATGGGATGTATTAGTAGATCCGGCAAGAAAGATAAGAATTGGTAACAAACTTTTCTTTACAGAAGACGAAAGCTTAGTTGCTGAAGTTATCGATAATACAACTTCAAGAGGTAGAACACTTCGTTTCTTATTCGATGGTAGCTACGAAGAGTTCAGAGCTAAATTAACTGAACTTGGAGAAACTCCACTTCCTAAATACATCAAAAGAGATGTTGAACCAGAAGATGCTGAGCGTTACCAGACAATTTATGCAGAAATAGAAGGAGCTGTAGCAGCACCAACTGCAGGACTTCACTTCTCTAAGCATTTGATGAAGAGAATGGAGATCAAAGGGATCAACTTTGCAAATGTAACATTACACGTTGGTTTAGGAACTTTCAACCCAATTGAGGTAGAAGACCTTTCTAAGCATAAAATGGAATGTGAGCAGGCTATCATTACTCAGGATAACGCTGACATCATTAATAAAGCAATTGAAGAAAACCGTAGAGTGTGTGCAGTAGGAACAACTACTATGCGTGCTATCGAGACTTCGGTTTCTACAAACAGAAGACTTAGTGCTTACGAAGGATGGACTAACAAATTTATCTATCCTCCTTACGATTTTGGTATTGCAAATGCAATGATTACCAACTTCCACACACCAAAGTCTACATTAATTATGATGATCGCTGCTTTTGCAGGTAGAGATTTTGTAATGCAAGCATATGAAGAAGCTATTAAGAATGACTATAAGTTCTATTCTTATGGTGATGCAATGCTTATTCTTTAATAAAGACTAAAATAAACAGTTGGCAGTAGCAGTATTTTACTGTGTATTGCCAACTGTTTGCTTTTTTATACTATACAACTGACAATTGTCAACTCAATGAAAGACATCCGCACACTTTCCCTGGACCAGCTAAAAGAATACTTTGTATCGCTTGGAGAGAAGCCTTTCCGCGCGAAACAGGTTTATGACTGGTTATGGTCCAAAAACCTGCACTCTATAGACGAAATGACCAATCTCTCGAAGCCTTTGAGAGAAAGAATTGCACTGGAGTATACGATTAATCCGGTATCTGTAGATTTAATGCAGAAAAGTACAGACGGAACTATTAAAAACGGAGTAAAGCTACACGATAACCTGATGGTAGAAAGTGTGCTTATTCCTACAGAAACCAGAACTACTGCTTGTGTATCTTCACAGGTTGGCTGTTCATTGAACTGCGAATTTTGTGCTACAGCGAAACTAAAACGTATGCGTAATCTTGAAGTTGCCGAGATCGTGGATCAGGTAGCTTTAATAGACAGACAAAGCCGTTTATATTTCGACAGGCCGCTTTCCAATATCGTATTTATGGGAATGGGAGAGCCTATGATGAATTATAAAAACGTTGTGGAAGCCATTCATAAAATTACCAAGCCCGAAGGTTTGGGAATGTCACCGAGAAGAATTACCGTTTCTACTTCCGGTATACCGAAGATGATCAAGATGCTGGCGGATGAAGAGCTAAAAGTAAAATTAGCACTTTCCCTTCACTCAGCGATTGAGCATAAGCGTAATGAGATTATGCCATTCTCGGATAAGTTTCCTTTAACCGATATTATGGAAGCTTTGCAATATTGGTATCAGAAAACAGGATCCGTAATTACTTTTGAATACTGTGTATGGAAAGGAATTAATGATGGTGATGAAGATATTAAAGCGCTGATTAAATACTGTCGACAGATTCCTTCTAAAGTTAATCTTATTCAGTACAATCCGATTGGTGAAGGTAAATACGATCACAGAAGTATTGCTGCTGAAGAAAAGTATGTTCGCGAATTGGAAAAAGCAGGTATAACTGTAATGGTAAGAAAAAGCCGTGGTGGTGATATCGATGCAGCTTGTGGTCAGCTGGCCAACAAAACAACTGAAAGTGAAGCTTAAATACCTTTTCATAGCTTTGGTAATGGCTCAGGTTTCCTTTGCACAGGAAGTCCGGACCTTAAAGCTAAAGCCTTTTGAAAAGACTCTTATCTCTGATACACTAAAAGAAAGTTCGGGTTTAACCATTATAAAAGGAAAGCTGCTAAGCTTTAATGATAGTGGTAATCCTGCCGAAATCTATGAGCTGAACCCAAATAACGGTAGCATTGGTAAAACTTATAAAACTAATGCTGTAAATATAGACTGGGAAGCAATAACCAATGACAGCGAAAATATCTATGTAGGTGATTTTGGCAATAATCTGGGAAACAGAAAGGATCTCACTATTTATAAAATTCCTTTCAATCCGGAAACTGAAAACCTGACATATACTTCCAGAATTAATTTCTTCTACCCGGAACAACAAGATTTTTCTTCCAAAAACAGAAATAATGATTTCGATGCAGAAGCCATGATTCTTCTGAACGGAAAAATTCATCTGTTCACCAAAGAGTGGAAGAGCAAGTCGGTATCTCATTATATTATAGATCCAACCACCGAAACCCTGCAGCCTGCACAAAAAACAGAATCTTATCAATCAGATTTTGTAGTGACAGACGCTACTTACTATCAGGGGAAACTATACCTTATTGGCTATACCAAAGGAGCTAATGTTTATTTGTTATCATGCGAAGAAACTGCTCCCGGAGTGTTCTTTAACGGTAAAATACAGAAATACTTTCTGGGGATGGCCACACGCTTCGGGCAAATAGAAGGGCTAACAGCTACAGAAGAAGGTTTGTATATTTCCGGAGAGCAATTCAAATTTAAAATCATTAATGCCAGACAACGATTATATTTCTTACCATTTAAAGAACTTAATTGATTATATTTGTGTTTCGAAAATTTAACATCATCCAGATTTAACCAGCGATCCAGTGGCTAATATTGTAGAGGAAATCAAAAGTCCGATAAAAGAAAACATGAAACTTTTTGAAAAGAAGTTTTATGAATCTATGAAAAGTAATGTTTCATTATTGGATAAAGTGACGCAGTTTATTGTAACCACCAAAGGGAAACAAATGCGTCCTATGTTTGTATTTCTGTGCGCTAATCTGGTAGGAGAGGTAACCGAAAAAACCTATCGTGGAGCTTCTATGATAGAGCTTATTCATACTGCAACTCTGGTACACGATGATGTGGTGGATGAATCTTTCAAACGCCGTAATTTTTTCTCCATCAATGCACTCTGGAAAAACAAAATTGCTGTTTTAGTAGGCGATTATTTACTTTCAAAAAGTGTATTGCTTTCTACAGATAACAAAGATTTCGATTTACTGGCAGTAATCTCCAGAACCATACGAGAAATGGCAGAAGGAGAACTTCTTCAGTTGGAAAAAGCCCGTAAACTGGATATTACGGAAGATGTTTATTACGAAATTATCCGTCAGAAAACAGCTACGCTTATAGCCGCTTGTTGTGAGGTCGGTGTCCGGTCCAATAACGTGGATGAAGATACAGCTCTTAAAATGAAAGAGTTTGGTACTTATACAGGAATGGCCTTTCAGATTAAAGATGACTTATTCGATTATCTGAGCAGCAATATTATAGGTAAGCCTGTAGGAATAGATATCCAGGAACAAAAAATGACACTGCCGTTAATCTATACACTTAGAACGGCTGATCCGGAGAAACGTAAATATTTTTTCGAAACGATCAAACGTTATAACAAGAAACCTAAAAGAGTAAAAGAACTTATTGAGTTCGTGAAAACTTCTGGTGGTCTTGATTATGCAATTGGTATTATGAAGGATTTCCAACAAAAAGCTGTAGATATTCTGGATACTTTCCCCGATTCTGAGGCAAAGAAATCTTTACGTCTGATGCTGGATTACGTTATCGAACGTAAATTCTAATTTTTCTATAATTTATAAATCAAAATAGTATAGTCTATTAATGTTAAGCTCTTCGACGATGCTTGGAGTGACATAATTAGGTTCTAAATTTAATCAGCCCTGTCAAGGTTTTAAACCTTGACAGGGCTTTTTATAACTTCTGGTTTGTGTTAAATGGAGATTTAGAGTTTTTAATCACAAATAGAGAGAATTTTCTGGTATAAAAAAGTATCTGGATACAGTGTCACTCTGAGCGAAGTCGAAGAGTATTCCGATGATCTATTATTAAATCAAATAATTTATTAGCCTTGTCAAGGTTCCAAACCTTGACAAGGATTTATAAGAAAAAGAGGCCTTTCAAAGACCTCTTCCCCTTATTTACTATATGAAAAAAGAATAATGTAATTATTCCTGATTTTCCTTTAACCACTTTAATCTTCTCTGGTCCGGAAGGTGCTTCACACTAAAGTTTTCAAATTTTGCCAGAAAACCTTTTCCATCCGGACTGGCACCCATTAAGCCAACCATAACCGGAGTATTGTCCTGTAGATAGGCATTGCGCATTAGCTGGTAGTTTGTATCATCAAAAGA is a window encoding:
- the dacB gene encoding D-alanyl-D-alanine carboxypeptidase/D-alanyl-D-alanine-endopeptidase; translated protein: MNLEKLISGNLILFTSFLLAQTSAQPSVQTYYPQVYAEQQLVGKEMTAEKSLLSPKIQLDTELNRVQSDPVLRYATWGFAVYDPQTNKMITCYNENVPLVPASTTKLLTTDTAYSLFGKKFQWVTQLEYSGEITPEGALNGNLYIIGSGDPSLGTNQAGADSYWTIIANFKDALNRAGIKRINGGIVIESGIFKTSETILPPNIVWLEHNNYYLPVGNTQNINPQNEKMVVKAKRPSSGEKSYFYISPYSKQLVYADKFEGNTYLQGKLPDAPAYLANNLKSSLIKSGTPVTGAVTTRTVDTNPEERVFLAEQKSPTLEDIIYFTNQNSNNRYAEALMRISGFYTNGDLSLESGKSAVVSHLGAVGFDFAGLNYADGSGLSKSNTVTPLAHVKFLAQLMKQPYFKTYFDSLPIAGNSGTLKKMFLYNEANGQIFAKTGTLNRVKTLAGYIKTRTGKTLTFSLLINNYSGSVDQVKRKMEQLLEPTLQL
- a CDS encoding glycine C-acetyltransferase — encoded protein: MISPKFLENLQNELAQIDADGLYKRERIITSSQDAEIVVNNKTLLNFCANNYLGLANNPEVVKASQAAMDTHGYGMASVRFICGTQDIHKNLEKKISEFLGTEDTILYAACFDANGGVFEPLFTEQDAIISDELNHASIIDGVRLCKAARYRYKNNNMEDLEAQLIAASEKNHRFKIIVTDGVFSMDGIVADLKGVCDLADKYDALVMVDDSHATGFIGKTGRGTHEANDVIGRVDIITSTLGKALGGALGGFTSGKKEVIDMLRQRSRPYLFSNSLAPGIVGAATKVLELISDDTSRRDRVMENAQYFRTKMQEAGFDIPEGDAAIVPVMLYDAKLSQQMADKLLDEGIYVIGFFYPVVPKGKARIRVQLSAAHTPEHLDKAIAAFTKIGKELRVI
- a CDS encoding DNA-deoxyinosine glycosylase, giving the protein MEDRINSFPPFIDKDSKILILGSVPGVKSLEMQQYYAHPQNHFWKIMFHLLAEPVTSDYEEKVVMLQRNGIAVWDTIESCERKGSKDTDIKNEEANDIAKLLKEFPNIKVVFCNGQKAFKNLSKQLKNKEVGINFYGLPSTSPLHTVGFEKKLPEWEQILHYL
- the queA gene encoding tRNA preQ1(34) S-adenosylmethionine ribosyltransferase-isomerase QueA — translated: MKTSDFNFNLPDHLLAEHPSENRDEAKLMVLDRKTQTIEHKLFKDVIDYFNEDDLFIFNNTKVFPARLYGNKEKTGAKIEVFLLRELDREARVWDVLVDPARKIRIGNKLFFTEDESLVAEVIDNTTSRGRTLRFLFDGSYEEFRAKLTELGETPLPKYIKRDVEPEDAERYQTIYAEIEGAVAAPTAGLHFSKHLMKRMEIKGINFANVTLHVGLGTFNPIEVEDLSKHKMECEQAIITQDNADIINKAIEENRRVCAVGTTTMRAIETSVSTNRRLSAYEGWTNKFIYPPYDFGIANAMITNFHTPKSTLIMMIAAFAGRDFVMQAYEEAIKNDYKFYSYGDAMLIL
- the rlmN gene encoding 23S rRNA (adenine(2503)-C(2))-methyltransferase RlmN, which translates into the protein MKDIRTLSLDQLKEYFVSLGEKPFRAKQVYDWLWSKNLHSIDEMTNLSKPLRERIALEYTINPVSVDLMQKSTDGTIKNGVKLHDNLMVESVLIPTETRTTACVSSQVGCSLNCEFCATAKLKRMRNLEVAEIVDQVALIDRQSRLYFDRPLSNIVFMGMGEPMMNYKNVVEAIHKITKPEGLGMSPRRITVSTSGIPKMIKMLADEELKVKLALSLHSAIEHKRNEIMPFSDKFPLTDIMEALQYWYQKTGSVITFEYCVWKGINDGDEDIKALIKYCRQIPSKVNLIQYNPIGEGKYDHRSIAAEEKYVRELEKAGITVMVRKSRGGDIDAACGQLANKTTESEA
- a CDS encoding polyprenyl synthetase family protein, producing the protein MANIVEEIKSPIKENMKLFEKKFYESMKSNVSLLDKVTQFIVTTKGKQMRPMFVFLCANLVGEVTEKTYRGASMIELIHTATLVHDDVVDESFKRRNFFSINALWKNKIAVLVGDYLLSKSVLLSTDNKDFDLLAVISRTIREMAEGELLQLEKARKLDITEDVYYEIIRQKTATLIAACCEVGVRSNNVDEDTALKMKEFGTYTGMAFQIKDDLFDYLSSNIIGKPVGIDIQEQKMTLPLIYTLRTADPEKRKYFFETIKRYNKKPKRVKELIEFVKTSGGLDYAIGIMKDFQQKAVDILDTFPDSEAKKSLRLMLDYVIERKF